One region of Prinia subflava isolate CZ2003 ecotype Zambia chromosome 6, Cam_Psub_1.2, whole genome shotgun sequence genomic DNA includes:
- the LOC134552277 gene encoding cytochrome P450 27C1 isoform X1, which translates to MSFFTRVLKMKCKQTLECERTYFFYQAVFAGSRFPGQPRLCSSQSLEVRSSPRAAAGNKGEGRGAELLEPPPRRLGRVKSLHEMPGPNTLYNLYEFFWKDGFGRIHEIQQKHTQEYGKIFKSHFGPQFVVSIADRDMVAQVLRAEGRAPQRANMESWQEYRDLRGRATGLISAEGEQWLKMRSVLRQKILKPKDVAVYSEGVNEVITDLIKRIHTLRSQEEDGETVTNVNNLFFKYSMEGVATILYECRLGCLENNIPQQTVEYIEALELMFSMFKTTMYAGAIPKWLRPLIPKPWREFCRSWDGLFKFSQIHVDNKLKAIQSQLDQGEAVNGGLLTHLLVSKELTLEEIYANMTEMLLAGVDTTSFTLSWAIYLLAKHPEVQQRVYEEIVNKLRKDQVPVAHDVPKLPLIRAVLKETLRLYPVLPGNGRVTQKDLIIGGYLIPKGTQLALCHYATSYSEENFSVANEFRPERWLRKDNLDRVDNFGSIPFGYGIRSCIGKRIAELEIHLALIQLLQNFEIKISPKTEPVHAKTHGLLTPGNSINVRFSDRK; encoded by the exons ATGTCTTTCTTCACCAGAGTTTTGAAGATGAAATGCAAGCAGACACTGGAATGTGAGAGGACTTACTTTTTTTACCAGGCTGTGTTTGCGGGCAGCAGGTttcccgggcagccccggctgTGCAGCAGCCAGTCGCTGGAGGTGCGGAGCAGCccgcgggcagcggcggggaACAAAGGCGAGGGGCGCGGAgcggagctgctggagcccccCCCGCGCCGCCTGGGCAGGGTGAAGAGCCTGCACGAAATGCCCGGACCCAACACCCTCTACAACCTCTACGAGTTCTTCTGGAAGGACGGCTTCGGCCGCATTCATGAAATCCAG CAAAAACACACTCAGGAGTATGGAAAGATCTTCAAGTCTCACTTTGGTCCCCAGTTTGTTGTGTCCATTGCAGATCGAGACATGGTTGCTCAAGTCCTCCgagcagaaggcagagcaccACAAAGAGCCAACATGGAATCATGGCAGGAGTACAGAGATTTACGGGGGAGAGCCACAGGGCTCATTTCTGC GGAGGGGGAGCAATGGCTAAAAATGAGAAGTGTACTGAGGCAAAAAATTCTGAAACCCAAAGATGTGGCTGTTTACTCTGAAGGAGTCAATGAAGTTATCACAGACTTAATTAAGAGAATTCACACCCTCAGAAGTCAAGAGGAGGATGGGGAAACAGTGACCAATGTCAACAACCTTTTCTTCAAGTATTCGATGGAAG GTGTGGCGACAATTCTATACGAATGCCGGTTGGGCTGCCTGGAAAACAACATCCCACAGCAGACTGTGGAATATATCGAGGCTCTGGAATTGATGTTTAGCATGTTTAAGACCACTATGTATGCAGGTGCTATTCCCAAATGGCTTCGTCCACTTATTCCAAAACCCTGGAGAGAGTTCTGCAGATCCTGGGATGGACTCTTCAAATTTA GTCAAATCCATGTTGACAACAAATTGAAGGCTATTCAGTCTCAGCTGGACCAAGGAGAAGCAGTGAATGGTGGGCTACTTACACACCTCCTAGTGAGTAAGGAACTTACTTTGGAAGAGATCTATGCCAACATGACTGAAATGCTTCTGGCAGGAGTGGACACA ACTTCTTTTACTTTGTCCTGGGCAATATACTTGTTGGCAAAGCACCCAGAGGTGCAGCAACGTGTTTATGAGGAAATAGTCAATAAGCTGAGGAAAGATCAAGTTCCAGTTGCTCACGATGTTCCAAAATTGCCTTTGATTAGGGCTGTCCTGAAAGAAACCTTGAG GTTATATCCAGTATTGCCAGGAAATGGAAGAGTGACCCAAAAAGACTTGATCATTGGAGGATACTTGATACCTAAAGGG ACCCAGCTGGCACTTTGTCATTATGCTACTTCCTACAGTGAAGAAAATTTCTCAGTGGCAAACGAGTTCCGACCTGAGCGTTGGCTGAGGAAAGATAATTTGGACAGAGTAGACAACTTTGGCTCCATCCCCTTTGGTTATGGCATCCGAAGTTGTATAGGAAAAAGAATTGCAGAGCTGGAAATCCACCTTGCACTGATTCAG CTACTTcagaattttgaaattaaaatttctccCAAAACCGAACCAGTTCATGCCAAAACTCATGGACTTTTGACTCCTGGAAACTCCATCAATGTCAGATTTTCTGACAGGAAGTGA
- the LOC134552277 gene encoding cytochrome P450 27C1 isoform X2 has translation MVAQVLRAEGRAPQRANMESWQEYRDLRGRATGLISAEGEQWLKMRSVLRQKILKPKDVAVYSEGVNEVITDLIKRIHTLRSQEEDGETVTNVNNLFFKYSMEGVATILYECRLGCLENNIPQQTVEYIEALELMFSMFKTTMYAGAIPKWLRPLIPKPWREFCRSWDGLFKFSQIHVDNKLKAIQSQLDQGEAVNGGLLTHLLVSKELTLEEIYANMTEMLLAGVDTTSFTLSWAIYLLAKHPEVQQRVYEEIVNKLRKDQVPVAHDVPKLPLIRAVLKETLRLYPVLPGNGRVTQKDLIIGGYLIPKGTQLALCHYATSYSEENFSVANEFRPERWLRKDNLDRVDNFGSIPFGYGIRSCIGKRIAELEIHLALIQLLQNFEIKISPKTEPVHAKTHGLLTPGNSINVRFSDRK, from the exons ATGGTTGCTCAAGTCCTCCgagcagaaggcagagcaccACAAAGAGCCAACATGGAATCATGGCAGGAGTACAGAGATTTACGGGGGAGAGCCACAGGGCTCATTTCTGC GGAGGGGGAGCAATGGCTAAAAATGAGAAGTGTACTGAGGCAAAAAATTCTGAAACCCAAAGATGTGGCTGTTTACTCTGAAGGAGTCAATGAAGTTATCACAGACTTAATTAAGAGAATTCACACCCTCAGAAGTCAAGAGGAGGATGGGGAAACAGTGACCAATGTCAACAACCTTTTCTTCAAGTATTCGATGGAAG GTGTGGCGACAATTCTATACGAATGCCGGTTGGGCTGCCTGGAAAACAACATCCCACAGCAGACTGTGGAATATATCGAGGCTCTGGAATTGATGTTTAGCATGTTTAAGACCACTATGTATGCAGGTGCTATTCCCAAATGGCTTCGTCCACTTATTCCAAAACCCTGGAGAGAGTTCTGCAGATCCTGGGATGGACTCTTCAAATTTA GTCAAATCCATGTTGACAACAAATTGAAGGCTATTCAGTCTCAGCTGGACCAAGGAGAAGCAGTGAATGGTGGGCTACTTACACACCTCCTAGTGAGTAAGGAACTTACTTTGGAAGAGATCTATGCCAACATGACTGAAATGCTTCTGGCAGGAGTGGACACA ACTTCTTTTACTTTGTCCTGGGCAATATACTTGTTGGCAAAGCACCCAGAGGTGCAGCAACGTGTTTATGAGGAAATAGTCAATAAGCTGAGGAAAGATCAAGTTCCAGTTGCTCACGATGTTCCAAAATTGCCTTTGATTAGGGCTGTCCTGAAAGAAACCTTGAG GTTATATCCAGTATTGCCAGGAAATGGAAGAGTGACCCAAAAAGACTTGATCATTGGAGGATACTTGATACCTAAAGGG ACCCAGCTGGCACTTTGTCATTATGCTACTTCCTACAGTGAAGAAAATTTCTCAGTGGCAAACGAGTTCCGACCTGAGCGTTGGCTGAGGAAAGATAATTTGGACAGAGTAGACAACTTTGGCTCCATCCCCTTTGGTTATGGCATCCGAAGTTGTATAGGAAAAAGAATTGCAGAGCTGGAAATCCACCTTGCACTGATTCAG CTACTTcagaattttgaaattaaaatttctccCAAAACCGAACCAGTTCATGCCAAAACTCATGGACTTTTGACTCCTGGAAACTCCATCAATGTCAGATTTTCTGACAGGAAGTGA